One window from the genome of Rufibacter tibetensis encodes:
- the lgt gene encoding prolipoprotein diacylglyceryl transferase — MLNFITWDVSPDIFSLGPVTVRWYGLLFAMAFVLTQPIEKYIYRKDGRTDEDVDILTMYMIIGTVIGARLGHCLFYDPVHYLSNPLEILKIWEGGLASHGGTIGILIALYMFCRKHKFDYLWVLDRIVIVVAVGGACIRLGNLMNSEIIGRPTDVPWAFKFVRNAEVFNGVPAFMDPRHPSQLYESLFCVFLFILLYTLWKRGAGQIRGLLFGLFVTLLFSFRFLIEFLKENQEAFEDELPLNMGQWLSIPLVLVGIGVLVYAARQPRTPKKVIA, encoded by the coding sequence ATGCTGAACTTTATCACCTGGGACGTATCTCCCGATATTTTTTCGCTTGGCCCGGTTACGGTACGTTGGTACGGTTTGCTGTTTGCCATGGCTTTTGTGCTCACACAACCCATAGAGAAATACATCTACCGTAAAGACGGGCGCACCGATGAAGACGTGGACATTTTGACCATGTACATGATCATTGGCACCGTGATTGGCGCACGTTTGGGGCACTGCCTGTTCTATGACCCGGTGCATTATCTGTCTAATCCCCTAGAGATCCTCAAAATATGGGAAGGCGGCCTGGCCAGCCATGGCGGTACCATCGGGATTCTGATTGCCCTTTACATGTTCTGCCGTAAACACAAGTTTGATTACCTCTGGGTACTGGACCGCATTGTCATTGTGGTGGCCGTAGGTGGCGCTTGTATCCGTCTAGGAAACCTTATGAACTCCGAGATTATTGGTCGCCCGACCGATGTGCCGTGGGCTTTCAAGTTTGTCCGGAACGCAGAGGTGTTTAACGGAGTGCCTGCCTTTATGGATCCCCGCCACCCATCGCAGTTATATGAGAGCCTTTTCTGCGTATTCCTGTTTATTCTGCTGTACACGCTTTGGAAGCGTGGAGCCGGGCAAATCAGAGGCTTGTTGTTTGGTTTGTTTGTGACCTTGCTGTTCTCGTTCCGGTTCCTGATTGAGTTCCTGAAAGAAAATCAGGAAGCTTTTGAGGACGAACTGCCCCTGAACATGGGCCAATGGCTGAGCATTCCGTTGGTGCTGGTAGGTATTGGCGTATTGGTTTACGCTGCCAGACAACCCCGAACGCCTAAAAAGGTAATTGCTTAA
- a CDS encoding peptide-methionine (R)-S-oxide reductase produces the protein MERIEVICGHCDGHLGYLFDDHPAPTGKRYYMDSIALDFDPSNALGIN, from the coding sequence ATGGAGCGCATTGAAGTCATTTGCGGCCATTGCGATGGACACTTGGGTTACCTGTTTGATGACCACCCCGCTCCCACCGGCAAACGCTACTACATGGATTCAATCGCGCTAGACTTTGACCCAAGTAACGCATTAGGAATAAATTGA
- a CDS encoding nucleoside deaminase, whose amino-acid sequence MNEFLQAALEEAKKGYEEGGIPIGSVLVHNGKIIGRGHNKRVQDGSAILHGEMDALENAGRQPASVYRECTIYTTLSPCSMCSGTILLYGIPTVVVGENKTFMGEEELLRSRGVTVTVEDNQECYELMQKFIQEKPALWNEDIGV is encoded by the coding sequence ATGAACGAATTCTTGCAAGCCGCCTTGGAAGAGGCGAAGAAAGGATATGAAGAAGGGGGTATTCCCATCGGGTCAGTGTTAGTGCACAATGGTAAGATCATCGGCCGGGGTCACAACAAACGGGTACAGGATGGCAGCGCTATTCTGCACGGCGAAATGGATGCATTGGAAAACGCAGGTCGGCAACCAGCCTCTGTGTACCGCGAATGCACCATCTATACCACTTTGTCGCCTTGTTCTATGTGCTCGGGCACTATTTTGCTGTATGGCATTCCTACAGTAGTGGTGGGCGAGAACAAGACCTTTATGGGCGAGGAAGAACTCCTGCGTTCACGCGGTGTGACGGTGACGGTAGAAGACAACCAGGAGTGCTATGAACTCATGCAAAAGTTTATTCAAGAGAAACCCGCCCTCTGGAATGAAGACATTGGGGTATAA
- a CDS encoding DUF4184 family protein, whose protein sequence is MSFTFSHPALVLPLTGLPKRWRSSTGLVIGSMVPDFEKFLNMSEHDPHSHTWWGIFYFNLPLALLLSFLFHLVVRNPLVRNLPAFLRLRFNKYTGFDWVVYFREHYVIITLSILLGTLSHLVLDVLTHSPGHRKELLPFMELGTGELTKPIRQQMSGVWSQLTVSVAGKLVIGWFILQLPKQKELPQRDKGTSWYWIVVGVVVIFIVGIRSQIGEGIKPNPYHPSIVVLSAVLISLVVSPVLLSIRHHYKQ, encoded by the coding sequence ATGTCTTTCACTTTCTCCCATCCGGCTTTAGTCCTGCCGCTAACAGGCCTTCCTAAAAGGTGGCGGTCCAGCACAGGGTTGGTGATTGGTAGCATGGTACCAGATTTTGAGAAGTTTCTGAACATGAGCGAGCATGACCCACACAGCCACACCTGGTGGGGAATCTTCTATTTTAACTTGCCCCTCGCTCTTCTGCTTTCCTTTCTTTTCCATCTGGTAGTCCGAAATCCGTTGGTCAGGAATTTACCTGCGTTTCTGCGGCTTCGGTTTAATAAGTACACAGGGTTTGATTGGGTAGTGTACTTTAGAGAACACTACGTGATTATCACCTTGAGTATCTTGTTGGGAACTCTTTCTCATTTAGTGCTGGATGTTTTGACCCATTCACCCGGCCACCGGAAAGAATTGCTGCCTTTTATGGAGCTTGGGACAGGCGAGTTAACCAAGCCCATTAGGCAGCAGATGTCAGGGGTATGGTCGCAACTTACTGTTTCGGTTGCGGGCAAGCTGGTTATTGGGTGGTTTATTTTGCAACTGCCCAAACAAAAGGAACTTCCTCAACGTGATAAAGGCACAAGTTGGTACTGGATAGTAGTTGGGGTAGTTGTGATTTTTATTGTGGGAATCAGGTCTCAAATAGGTGAAGGAATAAAGCCGAATCCTTATCATCCCAGCATTGTGGTTCTTTCAGCCGTACTCATCAGTTTGGTGGTCTCTCCCGTTTTACTGAGCATCAGACATCATTATAAACAATAG
- a CDS encoding DUF4184 family protein, with product MPFTFSHPAVVLPLISLPQRWRSATGLIVGSMAPDFEKFIRMSLHDPYSHTWPSIFYFNLPVGLLVCFIFHLIVRNTLIDHLPYFLRKRFNRFKGFNWTSYFKKHWPVIVLSLLIGVISHLVWDAFTHKEGRGVRMFPALLQPILPEPFTRSWFTFLQQVLSVIGGFVMAIFIYELPQEKRPLEKKSILVFWFMSGVIVCVVVALWVMAGGMLNRYYIFVAAISAGLLSLIILPFLIKIKEHLFSRSRTA from the coding sequence ATGCCCTTCACCTTTTCACACCCGGCCGTTGTCTTACCCTTGATTAGCTTACCCCAAAGATGGCGTTCTGCTACCGGACTGATTGTAGGCAGCATGGCCCCTGACTTTGAGAAATTCATCAGAATGAGCTTGCATGACCCGTATAGTCACACGTGGCCCAGCATCTTCTATTTCAACTTGCCGGTAGGGCTTCTGGTTTGTTTCATCTTCCACCTGATTGTCCGGAACACGTTGATTGATCATCTTCCCTATTTCCTGCGGAAGCGATTCAACCGGTTTAAGGGATTTAATTGGACAAGCTATTTCAAAAAGCATTGGCCGGTGATTGTACTATCCTTGTTGATAGGTGTGATTTCGCACCTGGTCTGGGATGCATTTACCCACAAGGAAGGTAGAGGCGTAAGAATGTTTCCGGCCCTGTTACAACCCATTTTGCCAGAACCTTTCACTAGGTCCTGGTTCACCTTTTTACAGCAGGTGTTGTCTGTCATTGGCGGATTTGTAATGGCCATCTTCATTTATGAACTGCCGCAGGAGAAAAGACCGCTGGAGAAGAAATCCATTTTGGTGTTCTGGTTTATGTCTGGGGTGATTGTGTGCGTGGTGGTGGCTTTATGGGTAATGGCAGGCGGTATGCTGAACCGGTATTACATCTTTGTGGCGGCTATTTCAGCAGGCTTGTTAAGCTTGATTATTTTGCCTTTCCTCATCAAGATCAAGGAACACTTATTTTCCAGATCAAGAACGGCGTAA
- the yidD gene encoding membrane protein insertion efficiency factor YidD has product MQPINWLFKQFFLGIVWVYRYMISPLTPGSCRFTPTCSGYAHQAIVKYGPFKGGWMALKRIGRCQPWGGHGYDPVP; this is encoded by the coding sequence ATGCAGCCAATCAACTGGTTATTTAAACAATTTTTTCTGGGCATTGTGTGGGTGTACCGTTACATGATCTCGCCGCTTACTCCAGGAAGTTGCCGCTTCACACCCACCTGCTCGGGCTATGCGCACCAGGCTATTGTAAAGTATGGCCCATTTAAAGGTGGTTGGATGGCTTTAAAACGAATTGGCCGTTGCCAACCTTGGGGTGGGCACGGGTATGATCCGGTGCCTTAA
- a CDS encoding S46 family peptidase, producing MLKKIYSLLLVGCLGLSMTAQADEGMWLPLLVKRLNHVDMQKQGLQLTAEEIYNVNNASLKDAIVQFGGFCTGEFVSKEGLLLTNHHCGYDAIASNSTPQDDILKNGWWAMTRQQEKKNEGLFVDILVRMEDVTSQVLQGITPQTPEQERSRLVAERSKSIADAAKNNGQYVSYVRDFFNGNEFYMFVYERFSDVRLVGTPPESIGKFGGDTDNWMWPRHTGDFSVFRVYMSPDGKPATYSEKNVPYRPKHHLPISMSPVKEGDFSMVFGFPGRTTRFMAGSGLGMAVDQSNPARIKLRERRLALMKEAMDASPADRLKLASNYASISNYYKYFIGQNEGIKRMKTLDKKSAEEKAFQDWANAERKALYGSALADINASYAGQRTYNLSSIYRSEAALAPQLIAHAYQYTPLYNMLKAGNVDKAKLQELTTAYKDMNKEFYASYVPSSDQKIFAELMQMYYNDVPKAQHADIFKDLTSTYKGDFRKWAADVYSKSLLSSEAKANAFLANPTQKALETDPAFKFMRAVQTNYQDNILPKLNEYNAALGRANRLYVAGLREMHPNKVFYPDANSTLRLSYGTVKDYEPRDGVQYKYYTTLQGIAEKEDPTNPEFIVPAKLMQLYNQKDYGRYGQNGELRVGFITNNDITGGNSGSPVINGRGELMGLAFDGNWEAMTGDLVFDPEYKRCINVDIKYVLFVMDKLGGAGHLVNEMTLVDNGNPNTTFNPAINDIKMQGKMEIETPEGQIKIKKKKNETKIKKETKKQKS from the coding sequence ATGCTTAAAAAGATCTATAGCTTACTCCTTGTGGGTTGCCTGGGCTTGTCAATGACAGCCCAAGCCGATGAGGGGATGTGGTTGCCGCTGCTGGTAAAGCGCCTCAACCACGTGGATATGCAGAAACAAGGCCTGCAACTCACCGCTGAGGAAATCTACAACGTGAACAACGCCAGCCTGAAAGACGCCATTGTGCAATTTGGCGGCTTTTGTACCGGTGAGTTCGTATCCAAAGAAGGTTTGCTGTTGACTAACCACCATTGTGGCTATGATGCCATCGCGTCTAACTCTACGCCTCAAGATGACATCCTCAAGAACGGCTGGTGGGCCATGACCCGTCAGCAGGAAAAGAAAAACGAAGGCCTGTTCGTAGACATTCTGGTGCGCATGGAAGACGTGACAAGCCAGGTACTGCAAGGCATTACGCCGCAAACGCCGGAGCAGGAGCGGAGCCGTTTGGTAGCCGAGCGTTCCAAGTCCATTGCTGATGCCGCCAAGAACAACGGCCAGTACGTGTCTTACGTGCGCGATTTCTTCAATGGCAACGAGTTCTACATGTTCGTGTACGAACGCTTCTCTGATGTGCGCTTGGTGGGAACTCCGCCGGAAAGCATCGGGAAATTTGGCGGTGATACTGATAACTGGATGTGGCCGCGCCATACCGGTGACTTCTCGGTGTTCCGGGTGTATATGTCTCCGGACGGAAAGCCCGCTACTTATTCTGAGAAGAATGTACCGTATCGTCCTAAGCACCACCTACCTATTTCCATGAGCCCCGTGAAAGAAGGTGACTTCTCCATGGTGTTCGGGTTCCCGGGCCGCACTACCCGCTTTATGGCTGGTTCAGGTTTGGGAATGGCCGTAGATCAATCTAATCCCGCCCGAATCAAATTGCGTGAACGCCGCCTGGCGCTGATGAAAGAAGCCATGGATGCCTCACCCGCTGACCGTCTGAAACTGGCTTCCAACTACGCAAGCATCAGCAACTACTACAAATACTTCATCGGGCAGAACGAAGGCATCAAGCGCATGAAAACGCTGGACAAGAAATCCGCTGAAGAGAAAGCTTTCCAGGATTGGGCGAATGCTGAACGTAAGGCGCTTTACGGAAGCGCTCTAGCTGATATTAACGCCTCTTACGCCGGGCAACGTACTTATAACCTGTCTTCCATCTACCGCTCTGAGGCCGCTTTGGCACCACAGTTGATTGCGCACGCTTACCAGTACACCCCGTTGTACAATATGCTCAAGGCGGGTAACGTAGACAAAGCCAAACTGCAGGAACTCACCACAGCGTACAAAGACATGAACAAGGAGTTCTACGCCAGCTACGTGCCGTCTTCTGACCAGAAAATCTTTGCTGAGTTGATGCAGATGTACTACAACGATGTACCCAAAGCACAGCACGCCGATATCTTCAAAGACCTGACTTCTACGTACAAAGGTGATTTCAGGAAGTGGGCCGCTGATGTATACAGCAAATCACTGCTTTCTTCTGAAGCTAAAGCCAACGCGTTTTTGGCCAATCCTACCCAAAAGGCCCTGGAAACAGACCCGGCATTCAAATTCATGCGTGCGGTGCAAACCAATTACCAGGACAACATCCTGCCCAAGCTGAACGAGTACAACGCTGCCTTAGGTAGGGCCAACCGCCTGTACGTAGCTGGTCTGCGCGAAATGCACCCGAACAAAGTGTTCTACCCTGATGCTAACTCTACCCTGCGTCTGAGCTACGGAACCGTAAAAGACTACGAGCCGCGAGATGGCGTGCAGTACAAGTACTACACTACGCTGCAGGGCATTGCCGAAAAAGAAGACCCTACTAACCCAGAGTTCATCGTTCCGGCCAAGTTAATGCAACTGTACAACCAAAAAGACTACGGCCGGTACGGACAGAACGGCGAACTACGCGTGGGCTTCATCACCAACAATGACATCACAGGTGGTAACTCCGGTTCACCGGTAATCAACGGGCGTGGTGAGTTGATGGGCTTAGCCTTTGACGGAAACTGGGAAGCCATGACCGGTGACCTGGTGTTTGACCCTGAGTACAAGCGCTGCATCAACGTAGACATCAAGTACGTGCTCTTCGTGATGGACAAACTGGGCGGTGCCGGTCACCTGGTGAACGAAATGACCTTGGTAGACAACGGCAACCCGAACACCACTTTTAACCCCGCCATCAATGACATAAAAATGCAGGGCAAGATGGAGATTGAGACCCCAGAGGGACAGATCAAAATCAAAAAGAAAAAGAACGAGACTAAAATCAAGAAAGAAACGAAGAAGCAAAAAAGCTAA
- a CDS encoding PorV/PorQ family protein, whose protein sequence is MLQLLRYSLLLTCLCFPLHSWGQINNSAVGARAVSLGGAAVTSSDVWALSNNPAGIAALKQLELGAYAHNRFSLKELTTVGLLAAYPLVKFGTIGVDVQRFGGELYNEQRLGIGLAHQLGVVRLGLKADMLQVRVKEWGSRKAVALSMGIQSEVVPGLTFGAHIYNINQAKLAEFEDERVPTVMKIGLGFQAATKVLLVVEAEKELEHLVAVKGGIEYQILPALGLRTGFNTSSKSGTAGVDVRFKQFQVAYALGAQSQLGLSNYLSLGYQLKKEQQP, encoded by the coding sequence ATGCTCCAACTGCTACGCTACAGCTTGTTGCTAACTTGTTTGTGTTTCCCTTTACACAGTTGGGGACAAATTAATAATTCAGCCGTAGGTGCAAGAGCCGTGAGCCTGGGTGGTGCAGCCGTTACTTCATCAGATGTTTGGGCATTGAGCAACAATCCAGCAGGCATTGCGGCCTTAAAACAGCTGGAGTTGGGTGCTTATGCCCATAACCGCTTCTCTCTTAAGGAACTCACTACGGTAGGATTGCTGGCTGCGTACCCACTTGTAAAATTCGGAACGATAGGCGTAGATGTGCAGCGCTTCGGGGGTGAATTGTATAACGAGCAGCGGTTAGGAATTGGCTTGGCGCATCAACTGGGAGTGGTTCGCCTGGGCCTAAAGGCTGATATGCTGCAGGTGCGGGTGAAGGAGTGGGGCAGCCGGAAAGCCGTGGCATTGAGCATGGGAATCCAGTCTGAGGTAGTGCCCGGTCTTACTTTTGGAGCGCACATCTATAATATCAATCAAGCCAAATTAGCGGAGTTTGAAGACGAGCGTGTGCCCACCGTCATGAAGATAGGCTTGGGTTTTCAGGCGGCCACGAAGGTTTTGTTGGTAGTAGAGGCCGAGAAAGAGTTGGAGCATCTGGTAGCGGTGAAAGGTGGAATTGAATACCAAATACTACCAGCACTAGGGCTTAGGACTGGATTTAACACCAGCTCTAAATCAGGTACCGCGGGCGTAGACGTCAGGTTCAAACAATTTCAGGTGGCGTACGCCTTGGGTGCCCAGAGCCAGTTGGGTCTCAGCAACTACTTGTCTCTAGGGTACCAACTGAAAAAGGAGCAGCAGCCATGA
- a CDS encoding ComEA family DNA-binding protein, producing the protein MKYCFWLAFLIIGLKQNAIGQEVPHPAVDVELLVQELFAQQDDENTVAYEDLYETLLQYYRQPLDLNRASREELRSLFLLSEGQISALLQHIQDNGRLISLYELQAIPGFDLITVRRLLPFVTVQSLGQIGQRSWRERLKNADNHSLLLRYDRTLQERRGYTAPEGRSTTRYLGSPDKYLLRYRLSHPRHFSFGLTAEKDAGEPFTWNTRQRLYGFDFLSAHAQLYNRGAFKTIAVGDYQLQFGQGLLLSSGFSIGKGSETITTVRRSQLGIRPHTSSLETNFFRGVAATHRWRRLESTLFYSTRRVDASAGDALMENTTLLTLGGLQTSGLHRTPTELANRQRAREQVYGGNMTYRNPQQTFSVGITAVHTFFDVALQQKTQPYNLYTFRGSQNTAVGLHYSYLWQNFNFFGETARSGNGGLGTVNGVLASLSEKVELAILYRYYAKDFQTHYGAAFGEGSRNQNESGLYTGLKLKLSNRWQLTGYYDRFAFPWLRYRVDAPSTGEEYLLRLQFMPSKTTLLYGQYQYERKARNEIIAGEALRHVTDTHAHRYLLLLDVSPLPSLRLRSRIQSSQFRQTGPRHTGYFTAQDVSWEHSNTRLSARYALFDTDDYDTRLYVPEQDVLYGFSIPVFTGRGTHLYLLAQQRLTRHLDFWFKLGHTHYRRQNTISSGLEQIQGSKRTDVRVQARYRF; encoded by the coding sequence ATGAAGTACTGTTTCTGGCTTGCTTTCCTGATTATAGGTCTGAAGCAAAATGCCATTGGGCAAGAAGTGCCGCATCCTGCAGTAGATGTGGAGTTGCTGGTACAGGAGCTTTTCGCACAGCAGGATGATGAGAACACCGTCGCCTACGAGGATCTATACGAAACCCTGCTTCAGTATTACCGCCAACCTTTGGACCTGAACCGAGCTTCCCGCGAGGAACTCCGCAGTCTCTTCCTCCTCTCCGAAGGGCAAATCTCGGCGCTCCTGCAGCACATTCAGGACAATGGCCGTTTGATTAGCCTGTATGAACTGCAAGCCATTCCCGGGTTTGATCTTATCACCGTTCGGCGGCTGTTGCCATTTGTGACGGTACAATCGCTAGGGCAGATTGGGCAGCGCTCTTGGCGGGAACGCCTCAAAAACGCCGACAACCATTCTTTGCTTTTAAGGTATGATCGTACTCTGCAGGAGCGCCGTGGCTACACGGCGCCCGAGGGCCGTTCCACAACCCGTTACCTGGGGTCGCCGGATAAATACCTGCTCCGTTACCGCCTCAGCCATCCGCGCCATTTTAGTTTTGGCCTCACCGCTGAGAAGGATGCCGGTGAGCCCTTCACCTGGAACACCAGGCAACGGCTCTACGGATTTGATTTCCTCTCGGCGCACGCCCAGTTATATAACCGAGGAGCCTTCAAAACCATTGCGGTAGGTGATTACCAGTTGCAGTTTGGACAGGGACTGTTGCTTTCCAGTGGTTTTAGCATAGGCAAGGGCAGCGAGACCATTACCACCGTTCGGCGCAGCCAATTAGGAATACGACCCCACACGTCCAGCTTGGAAACAAACTTCTTTAGAGGCGTTGCGGCCACCCACCGTTGGCGCAGGCTGGAGTCCACCCTTTTCTACTCTACCCGCAGAGTAGATGCGTCAGCTGGCGATGCTTTAATGGAAAATACCACTTTGCTGACCTTAGGTGGACTGCAAACCTCAGGCCTGCACCGTACCCCAACTGAATTGGCCAATCGTCAGCGGGCGCGGGAACAAGTATATGGAGGTAATATGACGTACCGGAATCCGCAGCAAACCTTCAGCGTGGGGATAACCGCTGTGCACACCTTCTTTGATGTAGCCTTGCAACAGAAAACGCAACCCTATAATCTATACACCTTTAGGGGTAGCCAGAATACAGCCGTAGGCCTGCATTACAGCTATCTCTGGCAGAATTTCAACTTCTTCGGAGAAACGGCGCGTTCTGGCAATGGTGGGTTGGGTACGGTGAACGGAGTACTGGCGAGTTTGTCAGAGAAAGTGGAGCTGGCCATTTTGTATCGCTACTACGCCAAAGATTTCCAAACCCATTATGGGGCAGCTTTCGGCGAAGGAAGCCGAAACCAGAATGAGAGTGGGCTCTACACAGGGCTTAAACTGAAATTGAGCAACCGCTGGCAATTGACTGGCTACTATGACCGCTTTGCTTTTCCCTGGCTCCGCTACCGCGTAGATGCTCCCTCCACCGGCGAAGAATACCTGCTGCGTCTGCAATTCATGCCTTCTAAAACTACGCTGCTTTACGGCCAGTACCAGTATGAGCGCAAAGCCCGTAATGAAATCATAGCAGGCGAAGCATTACGACACGTCACCGATACCCACGCGCATCGTTACCTGCTGTTGCTGGACGTTAGCCCACTGCCTTCTCTGCGGTTGCGCTCCAGAATTCAGTCAAGCCAGTTCCGGCAAACCGGGCCTCGCCACACCGGCTATTTCACGGCACAAGATGTAAGTTGGGAGCACAGCAACACACGCCTTAGCGCCCGTTACGCCCTCTTTGATACCGATGATTACGATACCCGCCTCTATGTGCCGGAGCAGGATGTGCTGTATGGGTTTTCCATTCCGGTTTTCACCGGCCGGGGCACCCACCTGTACTTGTTGGCCCAGCAACGCCTGACCCGTCACCTGGATTTCTGGTTCAAGCTCGGCCATACCCACTATCGGAGACAAAACACCATCAGTTCGGGCTTGGAGCAGATTCAAGGTTCCAAACGCACCGATGTGCGGGTGCAGGCACGTTACCGTTTTTAA
- a CDS encoding NAD(P)/FAD-dependent oxidoreductase yields MSSPTTALIIGAGPAGLTPAHEFLQHSQVHPYVVEATDRIGGISATINYKGNRMDIGWHRFFSKSDRVMDWWLSILPLQLEPGQTIGALNYRGKSRSIPTVSAYDKSAGDNVMLLRQRKLRIFFRRQFFDYPLSFSVGTLSQLGIGWSTKAVFSYLKQVVRLIKEEKNLEEFFINRFGKHLYQTFFKAYTEKVWGVPCQEISAEWGAQRIKALSITQAVRHFLRQQFFSPSADFTHKKTETSLIEQFLYPKLGPGHLWEVVTRQIQDQGGEVHMQQKVVRLELKEHRIASATIQETLTGATYQIQPEYVVSTMPIRSLIQALGEVVPSEVQEIAKHLPYRNFISVGLLLNKLAIQQENDRLIQDNWIYIQEPDVQAGRLQLFNNWSPYLVTDPDKVWLGVEYFCQEEDELWRMTEADLQQLAIDELQKLGIISADQVLDGTVVKMPKAYPAHFGSYNDFPKVQAFLDGIENLFLVGRNGMHKYNNQDHSMLTAMLAVENIAAGRTDKANLWEVNTEQEYHEHSANER; encoded by the coding sequence ATGTCGTCTCCCACTACAGCTCTTATTATCGGGGCTGGTCCGGCCGGTTTAACCCCTGCCCATGAATTTTTACAACATTCCCAAGTGCACCCTTACGTGGTGGAAGCCACAGACCGGATTGGGGGAATCTCTGCCACTATCAATTACAAAGGCAACCGGATGGACATTGGATGGCATCGCTTCTTCTCCAAATCAGATCGCGTGATGGATTGGTGGCTTTCTATTCTGCCGCTGCAACTGGAACCGGGGCAAACCATTGGTGCCCTTAACTACCGTGGAAAAAGCCGTTCCATCCCCACGGTTTCTGCTTATGATAAATCTGCAGGAGACAATGTCATGCTGCTGCGTCAGCGCAAGTTACGTATTTTCTTCCGGCGTCAGTTCTTTGACTATCCGCTATCCTTTTCAGTTGGCACTCTTTCCCAATTAGGAATTGGGTGGTCTACCAAAGCGGTCTTCAGCTACTTAAAGCAAGTGGTGCGGCTTATCAAGGAAGAGAAGAACTTGGAAGAATTCTTCATCAATCGATTTGGCAAGCACCTGTACCAGACGTTTTTCAAAGCCTACACAGAAAAAGTGTGGGGTGTGCCCTGCCAGGAAATAAGTGCCGAGTGGGGTGCTCAGCGGATCAAGGCGCTCTCTATCACCCAAGCTGTAAGACACTTTCTGCGGCAGCAGTTTTTCTCCCCATCAGCAGATTTCACTCATAAGAAAACAGAAACTTCTTTGATTGAGCAGTTCCTTTACCCCAAGTTAGGGCCAGGGCACCTGTGGGAAGTAGTTACACGGCAGATCCAAGACCAGGGCGGCGAAGTACACATGCAGCAAAAAGTAGTAAGGTTGGAATTGAAGGAACACCGAATTGCCTCTGCCACCATTCAGGAAACATTGACTGGTGCTACCTACCAAATTCAACCTGAGTACGTGGTTTCCACCATGCCCATCCGCAGCCTGATACAGGCCTTGGGAGAAGTAGTTCCTTCTGAAGTCCAAGAAATTGCGAAGCATCTTCCGTACCGCAACTTCATCTCAGTGGGGTTATTGTTAAACAAACTGGCCATACAGCAAGAGAATGACCGTCTCATCCAGGACAACTGGATTTACATTCAGGAACCAGATGTACAGGCCGGCCGCCTTCAGCTGTTTAATAACTGGAGCCCCTATCTGGTCACTGATCCTGATAAAGTTTGGTTAGGCGTGGAATATTTCTGCCAGGAAGAAGACGAGCTCTGGCGTATGACCGAGGCTGATTTGCAGCAATTGGCGATAGATGAACTACAAAAACTAGGCATTATATCCGCTGACCAGGTATTGGACGGCACAGTGGTTAAAATGCCGAAAGCGTACCCAGCTCACTTTGGTTCTTACAACGATTTTCCGAAAGTACAGGCTTTCCTTGATGGTATTGAAAACCTATTCTTGGTAGGCCGTAACGGTATGCACAAATACAATAACCAGGATCATTCAATGCTTACTGCTATGCTGGCGGTAGAAAATATTGCAGCGGGAAGAACGGATAAGGCTAACCTCTGGGAGGTGAACACAGAACAGGAGTATCATGAACATTCTGCCAATGAGAGGTAG
- the sigZ gene encoding RNA polymerase sigma factor SigZ → MCPASDSCMTTNTACNSITAQDPCAAVAPVFLTYQEALQGFIRKRVPNQADAEDLSQQVLLKVHAHCESLPKVRNVRAWLYEITRHTVHDFYRARQRETSLEEEIDLPAPASITSPVQELADCVLPLLQLLPPEYAEPLRLSDLEGVPQQEIANRLGLSLSGAKSRVQRGREKLKAVFLECCHLELDRQGRLISAEIRSDCQALQQCKS, encoded by the coding sequence ATGTGTCCTGCTTCTGATTCCTGCATGACTACCAATACCGCTTGTAATTCTATAACGGCACAAGACCCTTGCGCGGCTGTGGCACCCGTATTCCTAACCTACCAGGAGGCCCTACAAGGCTTCATCCGTAAACGTGTTCCAAACCAAGCCGATGCGGAGGACCTTTCCCAGCAAGTCTTACTAAAGGTGCACGCCCATTGTGAGTCCTTGCCGAAGGTGCGAAACGTACGGGCATGGCTTTACGAAATTACCCGGCATACGGTCCATGACTTCTATCGTGCCCGTCAGCGGGAAACTTCCCTGGAAGAAGAAATTGATTTACCCGCTCCTGCTTCCATAACCAGTCCGGTTCAGGAATTAGCAGATTGCGTACTGCCGCTGCTTCAACTATTGCCTCCTGAATATGCCGAACCTTTGCGCCTGAGTGACCTGGAAGGTGTGCCGCAGCAGGAGATTGCAAACCGGTTAGGACTTTCTCTTTCTGGCGCTAAGTCCCGTGTGCAACGGGGGCGCGAGAAACTAAAAGCTGTATTCCTGGAGTGTTGCCACTTAGAACTGGATCGGCAGGGTCGCCTTATTAGCGCTGAGATCAGATCAGATTGCCAAGCCTTACAGCAGTGTAAAAGTTAA